Part of the Salinimonas lutimaris genome, TCGGATTGGCAGCAAAACTCACCTTCTTTACGGTCAGGGCTGCCAGCAACTGGTTAAAAAAGGCGTGAAGGTGACAGCGGGTACGCCGCTGCTTCAGTTTAATCCTGCCATGCTAAAACAAATGGAAAGCCCGCTGTACGCCAGCATCGTAATTGTAAATGGTCAGAAACTGATCGCCTGTGAAACCAGAAAAGCCAGGCAGAGCCTGGCTTTTGAAGATGTCCTGATGGATCTTTATCTTTAATTGTGGAAAGTATATTCCAGGCTGATGTCCGCATTCAGCAATTTAGAAATCGGACAGTTGACCTTGGCATCATCGGCAATGGCTTTAAACTCATCGTCATCAATACCGGCCACTTTTGCTTCCAGAGTCAAGTCTGAACGAGTGACAACAAATCCATCGCCATCTTTTTGAAGCGTTACCGCAGCATCCACTTTCAGCTCGCCGCTGTCGTAACCACTTTCTGCAAGGGCAAATGATAATGCCATTGCGTAGCAACTCGCGTGGGCACCAGCAATCAGTTCTTCAGGGTTAGTTCCGGCCTTATCTTCAAACCGGGTATTAAAGCCATAGGGCTGTTCTGATAGCGCACCGCTAGCCAGACTTACATGGCCCTGACCTTCTTTTCCCAGTGGCTGGTAATGCGCAGATGCTGTTTTTACAATCGCCATAAAATCTCCTTGTTGCGTTTGCTATATCAATCGTGATTTGTCCATGAAGGATGCACAGCCTGTGCCGCCCTTTAATAACCAAAGTAACTCACTGATTTGAAGTTTATTTTTATAAAACCCGGTGACTGGTCTGCGCTTTATCCAAATCGGTCATGTAAGACTTGCATGACCCACTGTACCTTTTGCATCACACCGGCCGAGCAGATAGACTCAGGCCACATTCATCAAAAAACCTGAAAACACTATGGCAACGACAATTTTTGGTATCAGTAACTGCGATACCATTAAAAAGGCCAAAAAATGGCTTGAACAGCAAGATGTTGAGTATACCTTTCATGATTACCGTAAAGACGGCCTGGATCGTGCCTGGCTGGAACAGACAGAATTAGCGCTGGGCTGGGAAACCATGGTGAACAAACGGGGAACGACCTACCGGCAGCTGGATGACGAAGTAAAGGCCGGGCTGAGTCAGCAAAGTGCACTGGATCTGATGCAGGAATACCCTGCCATGATTAAGCGCCCTATTCTGCAACATAATGGTTTGTGGTATGTCGGCTTCAAATCCGCTGAATATGAGGAAATTTTTGCCTAATGAATGATGTCATCAGTCTGGCTAAAGACTTAATCAACCGCCGCTCGGTAACGCCAGAAGACGCTGGGTGCCAGGATTTAATGAAAGGCCTGTTGGGCGAGCTCGGTTTTGCAAATGAAACCATGGTGTTTGAAGATACCACCAACCTGTGGTCAAGACGAGGCACAGATGGTCCGCTACTGTGCTTTGCCGGTCACACTGATGTTGTACCCAGCGGCCCTGAGTCGGCCTGGCAAACTCCGCCCTTTGTTGCGACGGAAAAAGACGGCTACCTGCATGGCCGCGGCGCGGCCGACATGAAAGGCAGTCTGGCTGCCATGCTGGCGGCAACCCAGCGCTTTGTGACGGATTATCCCGCTCATCAAGGTAGTATTGCCTACCTGATTACCAGTGATGAAGAAGGCCCTTTTATCAATGGTACCACACGGGTTATTGATACGCTGGAAGCCCGTAATGAAAAAATCACCTGGTGTATTGTGGGTGAACCGAGCAGCACAGAAACCGTGGGCGATGTGGTTAAAAATGGTCGCCGGGGTTCGCTGACCGGTGATTTAACGGTAAAAGGTATTCAGGGCCATGTGGCCTATCCGCACCTGGCCAGAAATCCGGTGCATGATGCCGCACCCGCCCTGGCAGAAATGGCCACGACTCACTGGGACAATGGCAATGCCTCGTTTCCCCCCACCAGCTTTCAGATTTCTAATATCAATGGGGGAACCGGGGCCGGAAACGTTATTCCCGGCGAGTTGCACGTCTGCTTTAACTTCCGTTTTTCCACCGAAGTAACAGATGCTGAGCTGGTCAGTCGCTCGCTGACTATTCTTGATAAACACGAGCTGGATTACGAGATTAAGTGGACGTATAACGGCCAGCCATTTTTAACCGACAGCGGAGAACTGGTAGCCGCGACTCAACAAGCTATCGAAGCACAAACCGGTAAGCCTACGCAGTTATCCACTGCCGGCGGCACATCCGATGGCCGCTTTATTGCTCCCACCGGTGCTCAAGTCGTCGAACTGGGGCCAGTCAATGCTACGATCCACAAGATTGATGAAAACGTAAAAATGGCTGATTTGATCACGCTGGAAAAAATTTACTACGACATCATGGTCAGGTTATTAGCATGAGCCTTGGTTGGCTGGGGCAGGACGAGACCTTTCTGGTAGACGCCGGCAACGGACATCGTCTGCACGAGGCGGTCGCCGGCCCCTTTCTGGCCATGCAAAGTGCGGCAAGCCATGCTGGTATTGATTGCCAGCTGGTCAGCACCTATCGCGCCTTTGACCGTCAGCTGTCGATATGGAACCGTAAATGGCAGGGAGAGTTGCCCATTCTGGACTTGCATGGTCATTTACGCGATGTCGCCGAGATGACAGAGGAGCAGAAGATACACGGTATTTTAACCTGGTCCGCACTGCCGGGTGGTTCCCGGCATCACTGGGGGACAGATATTGATGTGTATGACCAGCGCAGTGTCAGACAGCGTAAGCATAAGTTTGAACTCATCGACAGCGAGTATCGCGGTAATGGTCCTTGTGCAGCGCTAGCTGACTGGCTGAGTACTCACGCCATTGACTATGGCTTTCACCGGCCGTTTTTGCACTACACCGGTGGTGTGGCCTGCGAATTATGGCATTTGAGTCATCAGCAGACTGCTAATCATTTTGAAGCCATGCGCAATCCGCAGCAGTTGGCACAAGCCATTGCCGCTGCGCCTATGGAAGGAAAACAGGCGGTGTTGCGCCACTTTGATGAACTGTTTGACCGCTACGTGTTAAATCAGGGAGTGTAATATGAGTCTTATCTGGATCGTTATTATTGTTGCGCTGGCGCTAGGTGTCGTGGCCAGTAATATTTTGCTATTGAAATCAAACAAAAAGTTTATCAAGCCGCCAGATTTCAAGCCCCGTCAGTACGATGATGACGAAGACGACTGGGGTAGTAGCAGTAACAGCAAACGCGACGACAGCGAACGGTAATATCTTTCCCGCCGTCGCGTTTGCAGGGTCAGATATTGGCGACGGTGCGAACCGCAGTGCCGCTGATGCTAACCATCAGCATACTGCCCTTTTCCCCCATGACTTCATAGTCAATATCAATTCCCACCACGGCGTTAGCGCCCATTGATCGGGCTTCCTGCTCGAGCTCGGTGAAGGCGATTTTTCTTGCCTTGGTCAGTTCATCCTCGTAGGAGCCCGAACGGCCTCCTACAATGTCCCGGATTGAGGCAAAAAAATCCTTAAATACGTTGGCTCCCATCACGGCTTCACCAATCACAATACCGTGATACTGCTCAATTGTGTGACCTTCAATGGTTGGCGTAGTCGTTAAGATCATACGATTGCTCCTGCATAGTTAAAAAATTCCTGAGGCCATTGACCAGCTTGCTCGCCTCAGACTCAGAATAAGGGATCGCGGGTTGTTTTCCCCATACCGGGGCTGGCCAGGCGCAATCTGTAGAAAACCTTGCCACATGGTGAATATGCAGCTGGGCCACCACATTACCCAGTGCTGCCACATTCAGCTTTTCCGGCTGATAAAGCTGTTCCAGTGCCCGGCATACCACAGAGGATTCATGAAGATACTGCTGTTGCTGCGCATCATTAAGGCGATAAAGCTCCCGGGCCTGCGCAACCCGGGGCACCAGGATCAGCCAGGGGAACTGACAGTCATTCATCAACAGCAGTTTGCACAGCGGCAAATCTGCTACAAAATGCGTGTCGTTTTGCAGCCGGCTATCCAGTTCAAACATCCGCCTGCTCCAGGGTGGTTGGCACCACTGTCAGCAGGGCCCGCTGCCCGATGGCCACGTTGGCATTAGGAAACACAATCGCCTCGCCGTCCTGTGTAGCGATATATTCTGCGCCCGGCTCAGAGGCCAGCACTGTACCTTTTGCATAGCCGGTAAAATTAGGCGTATCGTCGGCAAAATGCAGGGAGAAATCCTGCTTTGTCCGGTTAATAACCTGGTTTACCCGAAAAATTTCTACATTTTCAAGAACCACCTCCGGAGCAAAGTCGATATCAGTGATAAGCCGCGTAATGGCCTGACGCGCATCTTCAAACCGGCGCATATCATTTTGACCAAACGGACGCACTTTACCCAGTTCAACGGTAAAGGCATGAGCCTGATGCTGACAGCTGGAATAATAGCTGAAGGTGGTTGTCGGGCTTTCTGATAGCAAAATGGTTTTTACCCCGCAAGCCGCCAGGAATGCAATTTGCTGATGACTGCGCGGTTCGCCGTGCAAAAACGGATACACCGCGAATTTTTCATTTTTAGAATCACGGATGGCGGTGTGCAAATCATAATGCAGACGCTCACCCGTAGCAGCGTTGAAAAAAGCCGCGACGGCCTCTTCCAGTTGCCGCGCTCGCTGACGCTCCTGGTTAATAGCCCCCCCACCTTCACTATGCGCTCCGCTGAACAGACGATTCATATTCTCTTCTACAAATCGCTGAGCAATATCCATCGCCGGTAAGTTACCAAATAAAAACAATACCCGGTGGGCCGGCGCCAGATCCCCCGTCAAAATTGCCCTCACCCAGTCATCGCACAGCTCAATGGGTGCCGTTTCGTTACCGTGTACGCCACATGACAATACAATGCTTTTTGTTGCTGCGGTTACCGAGGGAGGGGTCAGTTCAATAATCCCCTCAGCCATGACTGACACGCCAGTGCCATTACTCAGGGTAAACGAAGTAGGGGATGAAAAAAGCTCAGGCTGAGTACGGGAAAGATGAAGAAACTGGCCGGTTTGGCAAAGTTCGGTCTGCAAGTCCTGCATGAAAATTTACGCTTCACAAAAAATCAACAATGATCGCTAAGTCTACCCATTTCGCAGAGTAAAAGCCAAATTCAGCGTAATTGCCGGCGTAAAGGCGAGCTGCCAATCATAATATCCTGCTGACTGAACTCAATAAACTCCGCCAGGGGAATGGCCCTGGAAAACAGATAACCCTGTCCGGTCTGAATACCCAGCTCTCTTAACACATGAAGCTGAGACACCTGCTCAATTCCTTCGGCCACGACATCACAATGTTTCGCATCGCCTATCACTTTAGCCGCCTGGATAATCGCCCGGTTTACCGGATTATCACTCAGCTCCATGACAAAACTTTTATCGATTTTCAGTGCGTTAATATTCAGGTCCCGGATATAGGCCAGGTTTGAATAGCCCTTGCCAAAATCGTCTATGGCAATTTCAACCCCCATGGCCCGCAATGCTGAAAGTTGCTCTTTCACCATCAGAGAGTTTGATAAGGCGACATCTTCAGTCAGCTCAAACTCAAAACACGATGGGTTGAGGCCTGATTGTGCACACAGCGTTCTGATATGACTAATGAGCTTGCTGTCATATAACTGTGTAGGTGACATGTTAATTGAAATTTTAATATCCAGCCGGTGCAGACACATCACCGTCAGATCATGAAAAGCCTGCTTGAGCGTCCAGTAAGCCAGTTCATTCATCATATGATAAGACTCAGCGGCTTCTATCAGCGGACCAGGGAACACCACGCCGTCTAATGGATGGTTCCAGCGCAGCAAACACTCGGCCCCCACAATAGTCAGGGTTGTTAAATCAACTTTGGGCTGGTAATACAGTTCCAGTTCGTTATTGGAAATGGCCCGCCGTAAGTCGGCCTTTAATGCCAGACGCCGACCGTTGAGCGCTGGCTCAGTGCCGGGCATATAATAGAAATTCTCATAGCGATTTTCTTTGGCCTGTTTTAAAGCTGCTTCCGCCCGTGAGATAAAAAACGCCACCTCAAAATCGCTGTGCTGCCCCTGCACCACGCCAACATTAAAATCAGCTATAAAGGCATGCTCGTCATACTGGATGGGGGCTTTAAAATGTTCGCTGAGTCGCTCGTAACTATCGCGAGCTTTTTTCTGGTCTGTCTGGCCAGGTAAAAGTAGCCCGAAAACATCACCACTCATGCGGCCAACCCCCACCTCATCCCCAAACAAGTTGATGATTCGGTTGGCAATCTGCAACAGAACTTTATCGCCGGTACAAATTCCCAAACTGGTGGTCACATCAGAAAATCTGACCACATCCACCAGCATCAGTGAAAAATGTGAATGTCTG contains:
- a CDS encoding M15 family metallopeptidase, with protein sequence MSLGWLGQDETFLVDAGNGHRLHEAVAGPFLAMQSAASHAGIDCQLVSTYRAFDRQLSIWNRKWQGELPILDLHGHLRDVAEMTEEQKIHGILTWSALPGGSRHHWGTDIDVYDQRSVRQRKHKFELIDSEYRGNGPCAALADWLSTHAIDYGFHRPFLHYTGGVACELWHLSHQQTANHFEAMRNPQQLAQAIAAAPMEGKQAVLRHFDELFDRYVLNQGV
- a CDS encoding PTS glucose transporter subunit IIA encodes the protein MSPPESYKHKISVISPLSGSLADPGESELGQHVRLFGHGCLIKVTGSQLIAPFTGIVTELPATGYELKFKAGNGLQLWIRIGSKTHLLYGQGCQQLVKKGVKVTAGTPLLQFNPAMLKQMESPLYASIVIVNGQKLIACETRKARQSLAFEDVLMDLYL
- the astE gene encoding succinylglutamate desuccinylase; the encoded protein is MQDLQTELCQTGQFLHLSRTQPELFSSPTSFTLSNGTGVSVMAEGIIELTPPSVTAATKSIVLSCGVHGNETAPIELCDDWVRAILTGDLAPAHRVLFLFGNLPAMDIAQRFVEENMNRLFSGAHSEGGGAINQERQRARQLEEAVAAFFNAATGERLHYDLHTAIRDSKNEKFAVYPFLHGEPRSHQQIAFLAACGVKTILLSESPTTTFSYYSSCQHQAHAFTVELGKVRPFGQNDMRRFEDARQAITRLITDIDFAPEVVLENVEIFRVNQVINRTKQDFSLHFADDTPNFTGYAKGTVLASEPGAEYIATQDGEAIVFPNANVAIGQRALLTVVPTTLEQADV
- a CDS encoding putative bifunctional diguanylate cyclase/phosphodiesterase: MHGMHQTLATIPNRYVFINQVEQFAVRHSHFSLMLVDVVRFSDVTTSLGICTGDKVLLQIANRIINLFGDEVGVGRMSGDVFGLLLPGQTDQKKARDSYERLSEHFKAPIQYDEHAFIADFNVGVVQGQHSDFEVAFFISRAEAALKQAKENRYENFYYMPGTEPALNGRRLALKADLRRAISNNELELYYQPKVDLTTLTIVGAECLLRWNHPLDGVVFPGPLIEAAESYHMMNELAYWTLKQAFHDLTVMCLHRLDIKISINMSPTQLYDSKLISHIRTLCAQSGLNPSCFEFELTEDVALSNSLMVKEQLSALRAMGVEIAIDDFGKGYSNLAYIRDLNINALKIDKSFVMELSDNPVNRAIIQAAKVIGDAKHCDVVAEGIEQVSQLHVLRELGIQTGQGYLFSRAIPLAEFIEFSQQDIMIGSSPLRRQLR
- a CDS encoding HIT domain-containing protein, with translation MFELDSRLQNDTHFVADLPLCKLLLMNDCQFPWLILVPRVAQARELYRLNDAQQQQYLHESSVVCRALEQLYQPEKLNVAALGNVVAQLHIHHVARFSTDCAWPAPVWGKQPAIPYSESEASKLVNGLRNFLTMQEQSYDLNDYANH
- a CDS encoding heavy metal-binding domain-containing protein; the encoded protein is MILTTTPTIEGHTIEQYHGIVIGEAVMGANVFKDFFASIRDIVGGRSGSYEDELTKARKIAFTELEQEARSMGANAVVGIDIDYEVMGEKGSMLMVSISGTAVRTVANI
- the dapE gene encoding succinyl-diaminopimelate desuccinylase, which codes for MNDVISLAKDLINRRSVTPEDAGCQDLMKGLLGELGFANETMVFEDTTNLWSRRGTDGPLLCFAGHTDVVPSGPESAWQTPPFVATEKDGYLHGRGAADMKGSLAAMLAATQRFVTDYPAHQGSIAYLITSDEEGPFINGTTRVIDTLEARNEKITWCIVGEPSSTETVGDVVKNGRRGSLTGDLTVKGIQGHVAYPHLARNPVHDAAPALAEMATTHWDNGNASFPPTSFQISNINGGTGAGNVIPGELHVCFNFRFSTEVTDAELVSRSLTILDKHELDYEIKWTYNGQPFLTDSGELVAATQQAIEAQTGKPTQLSTAGGTSDGRFIAPTGAQVVELGPVNATIHKIDENVKMADLITLEKIYYDIMVRLLA
- a CDS encoding OsmC family protein; this encodes MAIVKTASAHYQPLGKEGQGHVSLASGALSEQPYGFNTRFEDKAGTNPEELIAGAHASCYAMALSFALAESGYDSGELKVDAAVTLQKDGDGFVVTRSDLTLEAKVAGIDDDEFKAIADDAKVNCPISKLLNADISLEYTFHN
- a CDS encoding DUF2897 family protein, giving the protein MSLIWIVIIVALALGVVASNILLLKSNKKFIKPPDFKPRQYDDDEDDWGSSSNSKRDDSER
- a CDS encoding ArsC family reductase; translated protein: MATTIFGISNCDTIKKAKKWLEQQDVEYTFHDYRKDGLDRAWLEQTELALGWETMVNKRGTTYRQLDDEVKAGLSQQSALDLMQEYPAMIKRPILQHNGLWYVGFKSAEYEEIFA